One Ricinus communis isolate WT05 ecotype wild-type chromosome 1, ASM1957865v1, whole genome shotgun sequence DNA window includes the following coding sequences:
- the LOC8261908 gene encoding uncharacterized protein LOC8261908, translating to MAAHNSILMYSSWRYTILFLFFSCLFGHSHSLNQQFSSYNTFTVSSFRYPKSVVKPYDLRYIRVDLPPWFSSMSIAVESDVDLDAKSISKVPKSTLPMICFRDGSPPLPDVLNSSAIELGPLNNGSFAAPDSPQSVQCYPMQKNMMVKLTNEQISPGVWYLGLFNGIGATRTQSKMIIRSPSYSFSANISVKGCTTSTMWGQYCNQTIDSLSCSLYGSNTPTENISVASFHTNQNVVSCKNFEASCHGGGELKVYLLDLLGIAELMTIMAVNVSSTTNPSNNNVNASGTNLTYFVRHGAMPSMELHDYSGDINKTPLVIRAPKVGRWFIAILPSLSKELGGSQNSSTRVCYSIDWKVLQCPLGKAGLNCTLETYVLETVLRRDSSPFESYYLPITGKVTPDSANFPIEPLSSNASYGGEPDNSWTYFLLNIPRGAAGGNIHIRLTSDTKINYEIYARVGGVPSLDNSDYYYVNKTRSSDGSPFFLLYNSSEGKVDFYILYVQEGTWTFGLKHLNTSIKNPNDQTIMSVSVERCPRRCSSHGECKVALDASGLTSYSFCSCDRTHGGFDCSVEIVSHRGHIQQSIALIASNAAAILPAYWALRKKALAEWVLFTSSGISSGLYHACDVGTWCALSFGVLQFMDFWLSFMAVVSTFVYLTTINEAYKRTIQTAVSILTALMAITKATRSSNIILVMAIGALGLFVGWLIEFSTNFRSFSFSTEFCFSMPTGWQTIRGWFKNLLKTLLRRFRWGFVLAGSTALVMAAISWKLESSESYWIWHSMWHVTIYTSSFFFLCSKVDAVNSENQSLPDGNYALTRQDSFSRGE from the exons ATGGCAGCACATAATTCGATTCTTATGTATTCTAGTTGGCGTTACACGATTCTATTCTTGTTCTTTTCATGTCTCTTCGGACACTCTCATTCATTAAACCAACAGTTCAGTTCTTACAATACATTCACTGTTTCCAGTTTTAGATACCCCAAATCTGTGGTCAAGCCATATGATTTGCGTTATATCAGAG TTGATTTGCCGCCATGGTTCTCTTCTATGTCCATTGCAGTGGAGTCAGATGTGGATCTT GATGCTAAAAGCATATCTAAGGTTCCTAAAAGCACCTTGCCAATGATCTGCTTCAGAGATGGTAGCCCCCCTCTACCAGATGTCTTAAACAGTTCTGCTATAGAATTAG GACCTCTCAATAATGGATCATTTGCAGCACCAGATAGTCCTCAGAGTGTTCAGTGCTACCCAATGCAGAAGAATATGATGGTCAAGCTGACAAATGAACAG atATCTCCTGGAGTATGGTATCTTGGTCTTTTCAATGGCATTGGAGCTACAAGGACACAATCAAAAATG ATTATACGTAGCCCCTCATACTCCTTTAGTGCCAATATCAGTGTCAAAGGATGTACAACCTCAACAATGTGGGGCCAGTACTGCAACCAGACAATTGACTCACTTTCATGTTCTCTATACGGCAGTAATACCCCGACAGAAAATATCTCTGTTGCCAGCTTCCATACAAATCAAAATGTGGTCTCTTGCAAAAATTTTGAGGCTTCATGTCATGGAGGAGGTGAATTGAAAGTCTATTTGCTGGATTTGCTGGGAATAGCTGAATTAATGACAATTATGGCAGTAAATGTCAGTTCAACTACAAACCCTTCAAATAACAATGTTAATGCTAGTGGAactaatttaacttattttgtTCGGCATGGTGCAATGCCTTCAATGGAACTGCATGATTATTCTGGtgacataaataaaactcCTTTGGTTATTCGCGCACCAAAAGTTGGACGCTGGTTTATTGCTATTTTGCCTTCTCTTTCCAAAGAACTTGGAGGGAGTCAGAATAGCAGCACACGAGTTTGCTATTCTATTGACTGGAAAGTGCTTCAGTGTCCACTAGGGAAGGCTGGATTGAATTGTACATTAGAAACTTATGTACTTGAG ACAGTTCTGAGGAGAGACTCCTCCCCTTTTGAATCCTATTATTTGCCAATCACTGGAAAAGTGACTCCAGATTCAGCTAATTTTCCTATTGAGCCCCTCTCAAGCAATGCCTCATATGGTGGAGAACCCGATAATTCTTGgacttattttcttctaaaCATTCCTCGTGGTGCAGCTGGAGGAAACATCCATATCCGACTAACATCAGACACAAagataaattatgaaatatatgcTAGAGTTGGTGGAGTCCCATCTCTTGACAATTCGGACTATTATTACGTGAACAAGACGAGAAGCAGTGATGGCTCCCCATTTTTCTTGCTGTATAACTCAAGTGAAGGGAAGGTTGATTTTTACATCTTATATGTCCAAGAAGGAACTTGGACTTTTGGATTGAAGCATTTAAATACCAGCATTAAAAATCCAAATGACCAGACCATCATGTCTGTTTCTGTCGAGAGATGCCCAAGAAGATGCTCTTCTCATGGGGAGTGCAAAGTTGCTTTGGATGCCAGTGGATTAACTTCGTACAG CTTTTGCTCCTGTGACCGAACTCATGGAGGCTTTGACTGCAGTGTTGAAATTGTTTCACATCGAG GGCATATACAACAATCGATTGCTCTTATTGCATCAAATGCCGCAGCTATACTTCCTGCATATTGGGCTCTTCGGAAAAAG GCATTGGCAGAATGGGTGCTCTTCACATCTAGTGGAATTTCAAGCGGGTTATATCATGCATGCGATGTAGGCACCTGGTGTGCATTATCATTTGGTGTCTTGCAG TTCATGGACTTTTGGCTCTCTTTTATGGCTGTGGTGAGCACTTTTGTATACTTAACTACCATTAATGAAGCTTATAAGAGGACAATTCAGACAGCTGTTTCCATTCTCACAGCTCTCATGGCTATAACCAAGGCTACCAG GTCTTCCAATATTATTCTTGTGATGGCAATCGGAGCACTTGGTCTTTTTGTTGGGTGGCTAATAGAGTTCTCTACCAACTTTAGGTCATTCTCCTTTTCTACAGAATTCTGTTTCAGTATGCCCACAGG ATGGCAAACCATTAGAGGATGGTTCAAAAATCTACTCAAGACACTTCTGAGAAGATTCCGATGGGGTTTTGTACTAGCGGGCTCGACTGCATTGGTCATGGCAGCTATAAGCTGGAAACTGGAAAGCAGTGAGAGCTACTGGATATGGCACAG CATGTGGCATGTGACCATATATAcatcttccttcttcttcctttgttCAAAAGTTGATGCAGTAAATAGTGAGAATCAAAGCCTTCCAGATGGGAACTATGCATTAACTCGGCAGGATTCATTTTCCAGGGGTGAATAG